The Ignavibacteria bacterium genome contains the following window.
CTTTTTCATTTCTTCAAGATTACAATTCACATAAGGGACTAAATCAATTTTATTTATAATTAAAACAGATGAATTACGAAACATTGCAGGATACTTGAGAGGTTTATCATCACCTTCTGTAGTGCTTAGAATTACTACTTTAATGTCTTCTCCAAGATCATAATTTGATGGACAGACTAAATTTCCCACATTTTCAATAATTAAAACTTCTATATCTGCATTCTCAATATTTTGATAAGCATCTCGAACAAGGTTAGCCTCAAGATGACATCCGCCATTTGTAACTATTTGAACTACTGGAACATTAAATTTACTTACTCTTTCTGCATCAAGGCTGGTTTGGACATCTCCTTCAATTACACCGATTTTAATTTTCCCTGATGAATGTTCAATTGTCTTTTCGATTATTGAAGTTTTGCCTGAACCAGGTGAACTGACAAAGTTCATTACAAATAAATTTTTTGATTTAAATTTCTCTCTGTTTTTTTGTGCAATTTGATCGTTCTTTTCAAGAACTTTTCGTTCGACTGTAATAATGCTCATATTTCCTCCTTGTGATCTTCAATTTCAATTTCTAAAATTTCTAATTCTCTGCCTTCGAGCAGTTGAACATTAAAAGAATTACACTCAGGACATAAAAATATTGGTTCTGGCAATATGCTCTCTTTAAAACATTCATTGCATCTGATTTTTATCGGGACTTCAATCACTTCCAAATTTACATTTTCAAATTCTGTCTGAGCTGTAATAGCTTCAAAGCTGAACTTTAGTGAGTCAACTAAAACTCCAGAGAGATGTCCAATTTTCACTTTTATTGAAATAACTTTTGCGTCCGGTGATGGAAGACTTGCTTTTGTAATTGATAAAATTTCCTGAGCAATTGAAAGTTCGTGCATATAATTCTGAAATTTTTTACAAAATATTAAATGAAATGTGAATAAAGAAAATTAGAATTTAATTGATGTCTATGGAATTCTTGTCGAATTTGTGATTAAAGAAAACGCAAAAAACATAGACACACAGATCTTAAAACAAATTTATTCTAAAAAAGACAATACTAATTTTTTCAATTTTTCTTTGCGAATACTTTGTGTTTTTTGCGCCTCTGCGATTTAAAGACCGAAAGCAAAAATGCTTAGATATACAGAGCTCAAAACAATTTTATGCTTATAAAGGCAATAATATTTTTTCAATTTTTCTTTGCAATGCCTTTGCGTTATTTGCGCCTCTGCGTTTAAGAAACCAAACTTAAAATCTCAAAGTCAAGAGTTTCCAGGAGGTAAATCTCGAATAAACAATTACTTTTTTACTAAACGATTAATTTTGTAAGAATGATTTTTTTCAATTAATATTTATGACAAGTCTAATTAAATATAGAATTAAAAAAATGCGAAAACTTACACACTCAGAAATTCAATCAAAACGATTAAGTATCGAGACGCTTAATCAAGCAAAAAAATTTCCTCTTTATGTTTTGCTTGATAACATCCGAAGTATGTATAATGTCGGATCCATATTTCGTACTTCCGATTCAATAATGATACAAAAATTATTTCTGACCGGCTACACTCCAACTCCAGAAAAGAAAGAAGTAAAAAAGACCGCTTTAGGTTCAACAGAAAGTGTTGAATGGGAATATCACAAAGATCCAATTGAATTGATCAAAAAATTAAAATCCGATGGGATCAAAATCGTTGCATTGGAAATCACAGACAAAAGTGTTCCTTATACCTCAATTACAAAACAGGACTTTCCTATGTGTCTAATTGTAGGAAATGAAATCACAGGCATTCAAAATCAAATACTAGAATTGTGCGATCTTGCAATAGAATTACCAATGTATGGAATTAAACATTCATTAAATGTCGCCGTCGCCTACGGTGTAGCTGTTTATGAATTAAGAAGAAAATGGGAAGAGTAATTTTTAATAGCGTTTAAAAAATTTTGTAAAACGATCGAAATAAAAGAGGCATTTACCCTCACTAAATTTGAAAAAATGGAGGCTAAATGCCCATCAAAATAACATTCAATAAAGACCTAAGCGAAATTATTGAGTATTTCAAAGAAAACAAAAATCTAGTTTCTTTTATTAACTCAATTGTATCAAGATTTCTGAAATATTTAATTGAGACTTTACTTGAAGCAAAAGTTGAATATGAGAGAATAAAGTTTAAATAAATTGTAACTTAATAAGTCCCAATGGGGATTTGAAATTTATTGAATAAAATATTTAACTACAACCACTATTGTTAAAAAATTAAGCTCAGAAAAAATTCATCTGGTTACTTTGATTGAATATTGAATAACAATGTTTCGTTGATTATGTTTTTTTATTTTGTTTTAATTGTTCATCTGAAAATTCTACATTTCGTTGATCCGTTGGTGCTAATAGTTCTGCATAAAAGAAGTTAGGTCGCAGATGGAATTTGGTTGAGTGTCATAAGAAACAAATCTTTTATGCTTGGTTAATTTCAGTCACCATCTCATTTTTATCTTAAAAGTGCGATTAGTCCAACAATGACGGCTGTTATTGAACTTGCAAGTGTTATTATAATTATTATCTTCAGCTTATTAATTGCATTCAATTGATTATTAAATTCTTCATTCATCTTACTTTCTAATTTTCCAATACTACCCAGAATATTAGGCCCACTTATTTCCTTCAAAATCTTGATAACCTCACAGATATCATTTGCAACCTTCTGTATTGACTCAATTAGATTTAAAAATCGCTGACTAATATTAACAAGTTCTTGCGTTGCATTATTATATGAAGTTGCCGCAGTGTGAAGCTCTTTTAAGGTTTCAACAAGCTTCTCAGCGATTTCTTCAGCCTTCAGAAATTTTTCTGCTTCTTTTTCCATTTTAACCTCCATTTTTTAAAATTAAAGTTCTGCATTCTTTTTCTAACCTTGCCAGAAGGAACCATGCTGGTATATCTGTTAATTCGATAGGCAATTTTTCAATAAGTGTTCTGGCAAGTGAACGATTTGGATACTTTGTAATATGTTCGGAAATCAACTCCTTAGCTATTTTTTTATCCCGTTCTGCAATCTTTGAAACTGCCCAAGCAGCAAAATCAAAAACAATATCATTATTTAGTTTATATTTCTCTAGAGCATTCGATATTGAGGCAGTAAAGTTTTGCTTTACCACTTCAGTGTTTTTATCTTTTGAAAAAATCTCAGATAGAGAACGCAACATAAGTAGAGAAGGTTGGTCGGGATAGCTTTCAAGATAGCGTGACACTTGCCCTCGAAGCTCAGCAGCGTCATTGGGCGAACACACTTTGCTAAAGACATCCCTGCATTTTATTATGCCAGCATTCTCATCATTAATAATTTCTTCTAATACCTCTGAATATTCAGTTGCTTCCAGGTATCGCAAGATTCGTTGCCGTATAGTTTCATCATTAGGAGAGCCGCTGCAGGCAAGCAACATTTCATAAAAAGCACGTCTTCTACCACCTTCAATTACATCATAGATGAAGTGAAGCAAAAGATTAATAATTCCCAAAATGAACTCAGAATAAGAAAGATAAAGTAACTGTGAGGCTTTTTCCATTTCATGTTGTCTTCTACTATAAAGATAACTTGCAACA
Protein-coding sequences here:
- a CDS encoding hydrogenase maturation nickel metallochaperone HypA, producing the protein MHELSIAQEILSITKASLPSPDAKVISIKVKIGHLSGVLVDSLKFSFEAITAQTEFENVNLEVIEVPIKIRCNECFKESILPEPIFLCPECNSFNVQLLEGRELEILEIEIEDHKEEI
- the hypB gene encoding hydrogenase nickel incorporation protein HypB, translating into MSIITVERKVLEKNDQIAQKNREKFKSKNLFVMNFVSSPGSGKTSIIEKTIEHSSGKIKIGVIEGDVQTSLDAERVSKFNVPVVQIVTNGGCHLEANLVRDAYQNIENADIEVLIIENVGNLVCPSNYDLGEDIKVVILSTTEGDDKPLKYPAMFRNSSVLIINKIDLVPYVNCNLEEMKKNALSINPNLKIFEISCKTGEGLSDWINWIKKNVDKS
- a CDS encoding RNA methyltransferase; this encodes MRKLTHSEIQSKRLSIETLNQAKKFPLYVLLDNIRSMYNVGSIFRTSDSIMIQKLFLTGYTPTPEKKEVKKTALGSTESVEWEYHKDPIELIKKLKSDGIKIVALEITDKSVPYTSITKQDFPMCLIVGNEITGIQNQILELCDLAIELPMYGIKHSLNVAVAYGVAVYELRRKWEE